In Gossypium hirsutum isolate 1008001.06 chromosome D06, Gossypium_hirsutum_v2.1, whole genome shotgun sequence, one genomic interval encodes:
- the LOC107900540 gene encoding biotin carboxyl carrier protein of acetyl-CoA carboxylase isoform X4, protein MESSAVLGSFHLPSDSSKKGSLEKKTSPTATFPKGFEALVLEVCDETEVAELKMKTGEFEMHLKRNVGATKAPLSNISPTTAPPIPTVPMNESVAATPPPSPPKPAAEKVTPFKNINVGKSSKLAALEASESNNYVLIPSPIVGTFRRGRTVKGKKQPPICREGDLIKEGQVIGFLDQFGIELPVKSDVAGEVLKLLFDDGALLFDAMPKWLKLNPDNCDKWFYS, encoded by the exons TTCCTTCTGATAGCTCCAAAAAAGGCTCATTGGAGAAGAAAACTTCACCGACTGCAACTTTTCCAAAAGGATTTGAG GCATTGGTACTGGAGGTATGCGATGAGACTGAGGTTGCTGAGCTGAAAATGAAG ACTGGAGAGTTTGAAATGCATTTGAAGCGCAATGTTGGTGCCACAAAAGCTCCATTGTCCAACATTTCACCTACAACAGCTCCACCAATCCCAACTGTACCAATGAATGAATCAGTTGCTGCTACTCCACCTCCTTCACCACCGAAACCCGCTGCAGAGAAGGTTACCCCATTCAAAAATATCAATGTCGGGAAGTCATCCAAGTTAGCTGCCTTGGAAGCTTCTGAATCTAATAACTATGTTCTCATACCATCTCCCATT GTTGGCACATTCAGAAGGGGTAGAACAGTTAAAGGAAAGAAGCAGCCTCCCATCTGCAGAGAG gGTGATTTGATCAAAGAAGGACAAGTAATAGGATTCTTGGATCAATTTGGTATCGAACTTCCTGTTAAG TCGGATGTTGCTGGAGAAGTCTTAAAGCTCCTCTTCGATGATGGAG CGCTTTTGTTTGATGCAATGCCAAAATGGCTAAAACTAAACCCGGACAATTGTGACAAATGGTTTTATTCTTGA
- the LOC107900540 gene encoding biotin carboxyl carrier protein of acetyl-CoA carboxylase isoform X5, protein MESSAVLGSFHLPSDSSKKGSLEKKTSPTATFPKGFEALVLEVCDETEVAELKMKTGEFEMHLKRNVGATKAPLSNISPTTAPPIPTVPMNESVAATPPPSPPKPAAEKVTPFKNINVGKSSKLAALEASESNNYVLIPSPIVGTFRRGRTVKGKKQPPICREGDLIKEGQVIGFLDQFGIELPVKSDVAGEVLKLLFDDGDGVGYGDALIAVLPSFHPIN, encoded by the exons TTCCTTCTGATAGCTCCAAAAAAGGCTCATTGGAGAAGAAAACTTCACCGACTGCAACTTTTCCAAAAGGATTTGAG GCATTGGTACTGGAGGTATGCGATGAGACTGAGGTTGCTGAGCTGAAAATGAAG ACTGGAGAGTTTGAAATGCATTTGAAGCGCAATGTTGGTGCCACAAAAGCTCCATTGTCCAACATTTCACCTACAACAGCTCCACCAATCCCAACTGTACCAATGAATGAATCAGTTGCTGCTACTCCACCTCCTTCACCACCGAAACCCGCTGCAGAGAAGGTTACCCCATTCAAAAATATCAATGTCGGGAAGTCATCCAAGTTAGCTGCCTTGGAAGCTTCTGAATCTAATAACTATGTTCTCATACCATCTCCCATT GTTGGCACATTCAGAAGGGGTAGAACAGTTAAAGGAAAGAAGCAGCCTCCCATCTGCAGAGAG gGTGATTTGATCAAAGAAGGACAAGTAATAGGATTCTTGGATCAATTTGGTATCGAACTTCCTGTTAAG TCGGATGTTGCTGGAGAAGTCTTAAAGCTCCTCTTCGATGATGGAG ATGGCGTTGGTTATGGAGACGCTCTTATTGCAGTCTTGCCATCATTCCATCCCATCAATTGA
- the LOC107900540 gene encoding biotin carboxyl carrier protein of acetyl-CoA carboxylase isoform X2, translating to MESSAVLGSFHHSVCAVSQAPCSLERPGTVCMYSGGWPASRKSCLSGLIFGKKNHFPKKQNVTLISCVKTPEATVTGKSNVPSDSSKKGSLEKKTSPTATFPKGFEALVLEVCDETEVAELKMKTGEFEMHLKRNVGATKAPLSNISPTTAPPIPTVPMNESVAATPPPSPPKPAAEKVTPFKNINVGKSSKLAALEASESNNYVLIPSPIVGTFRRGRTVKGKKQPPICREGDLIKEGQVIGFLDQFGIELPVKSDVAGEVLKLLFDDGDGVGYGDALIAVLPSFHPIN from the exons ATTCTGTATGTGCTGTTTCACAAGCACCTTGCTCACTCGAAAGGCCTGGTACTGTTTGTATGTATTCTGGCGGCTGGCCCGCTTCAAGAAAATCATGTCTCTCAGGCTTGATATTTGGCAAGAAGAACCATTTTCCAAAAAAACAAAATGTAACTCTAATATCATGCGTGAAGACACCTGAAGCTACTGTAACAGGCAAGTCTAATG TTCCTTCTGATAGCTCCAAAAAAGGCTCATTGGAGAAGAAAACTTCACCGACTGCAACTTTTCCAAAAGGATTTGAG GCATTGGTACTGGAGGTATGCGATGAGACTGAGGTTGCTGAGCTGAAAATGAAG ACTGGAGAGTTTGAAATGCATTTGAAGCGCAATGTTGGTGCCACAAAAGCTCCATTGTCCAACATTTCACCTACAACAGCTCCACCAATCCCAACTGTACCAATGAATGAATCAGTTGCTGCTACTCCACCTCCTTCACCACCGAAACCCGCTGCAGAGAAGGTTACCCCATTCAAAAATATCAATGTCGGGAAGTCATCCAAGTTAGCTGCCTTGGAAGCTTCTGAATCTAATAACTATGTTCTCATACCATCTCCCATT GTTGGCACATTCAGAAGGGGTAGAACAGTTAAAGGAAAGAAGCAGCCTCCCATCTGCAGAGAG gGTGATTTGATCAAAGAAGGACAAGTAATAGGATTCTTGGATCAATTTGGTATCGAACTTCCTGTTAAG TCGGATGTTGCTGGAGAAGTCTTAAAGCTCCTCTTCGATGATGGAG ATGGCGTTGGTTATGGAGACGCTCTTATTGCAGTCTTGCCATCATTCCATCCCATCAATTGA
- the LOC107899838 gene encoding cation/H(+) antiporter 15 isoform X1, with protein MEGGLTHDAIKIGKNVTILCINNSFKKIPAKSIWLSGNPLVSPTTLLMFQLSSISTVSLLINVCFKPLGQSSLVSQIFGGMIFGPSILGHSQDVADTVFPIHSRAIMDVFSGFGIMFFFFEVGVKIDPYLMVCPGRMAAVIGASALIITTGLSIGLAVFLKTSVTMSTSLQNSLILVASSQSLTAFPVISTLLDELKIINTDVGRIALSSSMFSFLIGFSTTSILFSIKQASSHHIYSFLPPFLSVVAFVATNFLILRPKLKKMFTQAMGPKCIDEKTIAFIFILVMVSAFISEVIGQHYIFGPLLLGLAVPDGPPLGAAISSKLASLGLAFFYPAYCAVTGLQTNVFDVDLETYYIIGIIIIFTFVVKLIAVILPALCFNLPIKEAVVLALILNARGIVELTFVNLWKDGKQIGNQSFTLVTVSVLVVTAIITPLVRMLYDPEKQCVSEKRSTIHHSNSSLEFRILVCIHNPENIPTMMNILEVTHASEMNPVAVTAMVLIELVGRSTPVLVRTDKYRGETPLLADQVLNSLIQYEARNEGCTTAQSYTSMSQFQTMHDDICRIAIDKRANILILPFHKKWAISGKIESTSSPIQNLNINVLNKAPCSVGILIDRGILTGFTSVRTSQLKFHVAVLFLSGSDDLEALAYSFRMGKHERVHLTIIRLLVSGDENSKDIKFDNNVIHEYRQANKENDRITYEERVLTDGLCLSSYMSSNLEHYNLILVGKTHQDSPLLQGLGEWNECPELGVMGDMLASPYLKTKASVLVIQQHKLRGNLLSKNMRFLRSKSSSIYPELPTKIICQGVKTDSFYISVDGSRHSY; from the exons ATGGAAGGGGGATTAACTCATGATGCAATCAAGATTGGTAAAAACGTGACCATTCTTTGCATAAACAACTCATTTAAGAAAATCCCAGCAAAGAGTATATGGCTCAGTGGTAACCCTCTCGTCAGCCCCACCACTCTTCTCATGTTTCAGCTCTCTAGCATTTCAACGGTCTCACTTCTCATCAATGTTTGTTTCAAGCCTTTAGGACAATCATCCTTGGTCTCGCAGattttt GGTGGAATGATATTTGGCCCATCAATTCTTGGCCACAGCCAAGACGTAGCAGACACCGTTTTCCCGATCCATAGCCGAGCTATAATGGATGTGTTCTCAGGATTCGGCATCATGTTCTTCTTCTTCGAAGTTGGAGTAAAGATTGACCCGTACCTGATGGTGTGTCCGGGACGAATGGCTGCAGTTATAGGCGCTTCGGCTCTCATCATTACGACGGGTCTTTCAATTGGACTTGCTGTTTTCTTAAAGACGTCCGTCACCATGAGTACTTCCCTCCAGAACTCGTTGATACTTGTAGCATCATCTCAATCTTTAACAGCTTTCCCTGTAATTTCTACACTGCTAGACGAGCTCAAGATTATAAACACTGATGTCGGTCGGATTGCTCTCTCTTCCTccatgttttcctttttaatcgGTTTTTCGACGACTTCGATTCTTTTCTCCATCAAACAAGCCAGTTCCCATCATATTTACAGTTTTCTACCGCCCTTTCTTTCCGTAGTTGCATTTGTAGCCACCAACTTTTTAATTCTTCGTCCCAAGCTAAAGAAGATGTTTACTCAAGCAATGGGTCCAAAATGTATTGATGAGAAGACCATAGCATTTATATTCATCCTAGTCATGGTGTCGGCATTCATTAGCGAGGTAATCGGGCAGCATTACATCTTCGGACCATTACTTTTAGGCCTGGCTGTGCCTGATGGACCGCCTTTAGGCGCAGCTATATCGTCCAAGCTAGCTTCTCTCGGGTTAGCCTTTTTCTATCCAGCCTACTGCGCTGTCACCGGCCTGCAAACAAATGTCTTCGACGTCGATTTAGAAACTTACTACATTATCGGGATCATCATCATCTTTACTTTCGTGGTCAAGCTTATAGCAGTGATATTACCAGCTCTCTGCTTTAATTTGCCCATCAAAGAAGCAGTTGTGCTTGCACTGATTCTAAACGCAAGAGGCATTGTTGAACTTACTTTCGTCAATCTTTGGAAGGACGGCAAG CAAATCGGGAATCAATCATTTACGCTGGTAACGGTCTCGGTATTGGTAGTGACCGCGATTATAACTCCATTGGTACGAATGTTGTATGATCCGGAGAAGCAATGTGTTTCAGAAAAGAGAAGTACCATCCATCATTCCAACAGTAGTTTAGAGTTTCGTATCCTGGTTTGCATTCATAACCCTGAAAATATCCCAACAATGATGAACATCCTTGAAGTAACCCATGCCAGTGAAATGAACCCCGTTGCGGTCACAGCTATGGTCCTAATTGAACTTGTGGGGAGATCAACCCCGGTCCTCGTACGGACTGACAAGTATCGCGGAGAAACGCCATTGTTGGCAGACCAAGTACTCAATTCCCTGATCCAGTACGAGGCACGCAATGAAGGCTGCACCACTGCTCAATCATACACATCAATGTCACAATTTCAGACAATGCACGATGATATCTGTCGTATAGCAATCGACAAGCGTGCCAACATATTGATCCTGCCTTTCCACAAGAAATGGGCTATAAGTGGGAAGATCGAGTCCACCAGTAGTCCCATACAAAACTTGAACATCAATGTCCTAAACAAGGCACCATGTTCTGTTGGAATCCTTATAGACAGGGGAATCCTAACTGGTTTCACGTCGGTCCGGACATCCCAGTTGAAATTCCACGTCGCCGTCCTCTTCCTAAGCGGGTCCGATGACTTGGAAGCGCTAGCTTACAGCTTCCGAATGGGGAAACATGAACGCGTTCATCTAACCATCATCCGTTTACTCGTTTCCGGAGACGAAAACTCGAAAGACATAAAGTTCGACAACAATGTGATCCATGAATATCGACAAGCTAACAAGGAAAATGATCGTATTACGTATGAAGAAAGGGTATTGACAGATGGGTTATGCTTATCTTCGTATATGAGTTCAAACCTAGAAcattataatttgattttagtAGGGAAAACCCACCAAGATTCACCACTGCTCCAAGGACTTGGAGAGTGGAACGAGTGCCCGGAGCTTGGGGTGATGGGCGACATGCTTGCTTCGCCATATTTGAAGACCAAAGCGTCGGTGTTAGTGATTCAGCAACATAAGTTACGAGGGAATCTGCTGAGCAAAAACATGAGATTTCTAAGGAGTAAAAGTAGTTCAATTTATCCAGAATTGCCCACCAAAATTATTTGTCAGGGAGTCAAGACTGATTCCTTTTATATTTCAGTCGATGGATCTCGTCATTCTTATTAG
- the LOC107900540 gene encoding biotin carboxyl carrier protein of acetyl-CoA carboxylase isoform X3 — translation MESSAVLGSFHHSVCAVSQAPCSLERPGTVCMYSGGWPASRKSCLSGLIFGKKNHFPKKQNVTLISCVKTPEATVTVPSDSSKKGSLEKKTSPTATFPKGFEALVLEVCDETEVAELKMKTGEFEMHLKRNVGATKAPLSNISPTTAPPIPTVPMNESVAATPPPSPPKPAAEKVTPFKNINVGKSSKLAALEASESNNYVLIPSPIVGTFRRGRTVKGKKQPPICREGDLIKEGQVIGFLDQFGIELPVKSDVAGEVLKLLFDDGALLFDAMPKWLKLNPDNCDKWFYS, via the exons ATTCTGTATGTGCTGTTTCACAAGCACCTTGCTCACTCGAAAGGCCTGGTACTGTTTGTATGTATTCTGGCGGCTGGCCCGCTTCAAGAAAATCATGTCTCTCAGGCTTGATATTTGGCAAGAAGAACCATTTTCCAAAAAAACAAAATGTAACTCTAATATCATGCGTGAAGACACCTGAAGCTACTGTAACAG TTCCTTCTGATAGCTCCAAAAAAGGCTCATTGGAGAAGAAAACTTCACCGACTGCAACTTTTCCAAAAGGATTTGAG GCATTGGTACTGGAGGTATGCGATGAGACTGAGGTTGCTGAGCTGAAAATGAAG ACTGGAGAGTTTGAAATGCATTTGAAGCGCAATGTTGGTGCCACAAAAGCTCCATTGTCCAACATTTCACCTACAACAGCTCCACCAATCCCAACTGTACCAATGAATGAATCAGTTGCTGCTACTCCACCTCCTTCACCACCGAAACCCGCTGCAGAGAAGGTTACCCCATTCAAAAATATCAATGTCGGGAAGTCATCCAAGTTAGCTGCCTTGGAAGCTTCTGAATCTAATAACTATGTTCTCATACCATCTCCCATT GTTGGCACATTCAGAAGGGGTAGAACAGTTAAAGGAAAGAAGCAGCCTCCCATCTGCAGAGAG gGTGATTTGATCAAAGAAGGACAAGTAATAGGATTCTTGGATCAATTTGGTATCGAACTTCCTGTTAAG TCGGATGTTGCTGGAGAAGTCTTAAAGCTCCTCTTCGATGATGGAG CGCTTTTGTTTGATGCAATGCCAAAATGGCTAAAACTAAACCCGGACAATTGTGACAAATGGTTTTATTCTTGA
- the LOC107899838 gene encoding cation/H(+) antiporter 15 isoform X2 codes for MIFGPSILGHSQDVADTVFPIHSRAIMDVFSGFGIMFFFFEVGVKIDPYLMVCPGRMAAVIGASALIITTGLSIGLAVFLKTSVTMSTSLQNSLILVASSQSLTAFPVISTLLDELKIINTDVGRIALSSSMFSFLIGFSTTSILFSIKQASSHHIYSFLPPFLSVVAFVATNFLILRPKLKKMFTQAMGPKCIDEKTIAFIFILVMVSAFISEVIGQHYIFGPLLLGLAVPDGPPLGAAISSKLASLGLAFFYPAYCAVTGLQTNVFDVDLETYYIIGIIIIFTFVVKLIAVILPALCFNLPIKEAVVLALILNARGIVELTFVNLWKDGKQIGNQSFTLVTVSVLVVTAIITPLVRMLYDPEKQCVSEKRSTIHHSNSSLEFRILVCIHNPENIPTMMNILEVTHASEMNPVAVTAMVLIELVGRSTPVLVRTDKYRGETPLLADQVLNSLIQYEARNEGCTTAQSYTSMSQFQTMHDDICRIAIDKRANILILPFHKKWAISGKIESTSSPIQNLNINVLNKAPCSVGILIDRGILTGFTSVRTSQLKFHVAVLFLSGSDDLEALAYSFRMGKHERVHLTIIRLLVSGDENSKDIKFDNNVIHEYRQANKENDRITYEERVLTDGLCLSSYMSSNLEHYNLILVGKTHQDSPLLQGLGEWNECPELGVMGDMLASPYLKTKASVLVIQQHKLRGNLLSKNMRFLRSKSSSIYPELPTKIICQGVKTDSFYISVDGSRHSY; via the exons ATGATATTTGGCCCATCAATTCTTGGCCACAGCCAAGACGTAGCAGACACCGTTTTCCCGATCCATAGCCGAGCTATAATGGATGTGTTCTCAGGATTCGGCATCATGTTCTTCTTCTTCGAAGTTGGAGTAAAGATTGACCCGTACCTGATGGTGTGTCCGGGACGAATGGCTGCAGTTATAGGCGCTTCGGCTCTCATCATTACGACGGGTCTTTCAATTGGACTTGCTGTTTTCTTAAAGACGTCCGTCACCATGAGTACTTCCCTCCAGAACTCGTTGATACTTGTAGCATCATCTCAATCTTTAACAGCTTTCCCTGTAATTTCTACACTGCTAGACGAGCTCAAGATTATAAACACTGATGTCGGTCGGATTGCTCTCTCTTCCTccatgttttcctttttaatcgGTTTTTCGACGACTTCGATTCTTTTCTCCATCAAACAAGCCAGTTCCCATCATATTTACAGTTTTCTACCGCCCTTTCTTTCCGTAGTTGCATTTGTAGCCACCAACTTTTTAATTCTTCGTCCCAAGCTAAAGAAGATGTTTACTCAAGCAATGGGTCCAAAATGTATTGATGAGAAGACCATAGCATTTATATTCATCCTAGTCATGGTGTCGGCATTCATTAGCGAGGTAATCGGGCAGCATTACATCTTCGGACCATTACTTTTAGGCCTGGCTGTGCCTGATGGACCGCCTTTAGGCGCAGCTATATCGTCCAAGCTAGCTTCTCTCGGGTTAGCCTTTTTCTATCCAGCCTACTGCGCTGTCACCGGCCTGCAAACAAATGTCTTCGACGTCGATTTAGAAACTTACTACATTATCGGGATCATCATCATCTTTACTTTCGTGGTCAAGCTTATAGCAGTGATATTACCAGCTCTCTGCTTTAATTTGCCCATCAAAGAAGCAGTTGTGCTTGCACTGATTCTAAACGCAAGAGGCATTGTTGAACTTACTTTCGTCAATCTTTGGAAGGACGGCAAG CAAATCGGGAATCAATCATTTACGCTGGTAACGGTCTCGGTATTGGTAGTGACCGCGATTATAACTCCATTGGTACGAATGTTGTATGATCCGGAGAAGCAATGTGTTTCAGAAAAGAGAAGTACCATCCATCATTCCAACAGTAGTTTAGAGTTTCGTATCCTGGTTTGCATTCATAACCCTGAAAATATCCCAACAATGATGAACATCCTTGAAGTAACCCATGCCAGTGAAATGAACCCCGTTGCGGTCACAGCTATGGTCCTAATTGAACTTGTGGGGAGATCAACCCCGGTCCTCGTACGGACTGACAAGTATCGCGGAGAAACGCCATTGTTGGCAGACCAAGTACTCAATTCCCTGATCCAGTACGAGGCACGCAATGAAGGCTGCACCACTGCTCAATCATACACATCAATGTCACAATTTCAGACAATGCACGATGATATCTGTCGTATAGCAATCGACAAGCGTGCCAACATATTGATCCTGCCTTTCCACAAGAAATGGGCTATAAGTGGGAAGATCGAGTCCACCAGTAGTCCCATACAAAACTTGAACATCAATGTCCTAAACAAGGCACCATGTTCTGTTGGAATCCTTATAGACAGGGGAATCCTAACTGGTTTCACGTCGGTCCGGACATCCCAGTTGAAATTCCACGTCGCCGTCCTCTTCCTAAGCGGGTCCGATGACTTGGAAGCGCTAGCTTACAGCTTCCGAATGGGGAAACATGAACGCGTTCATCTAACCATCATCCGTTTACTCGTTTCCGGAGACGAAAACTCGAAAGACATAAAGTTCGACAACAATGTGATCCATGAATATCGACAAGCTAACAAGGAAAATGATCGTATTACGTATGAAGAAAGGGTATTGACAGATGGGTTATGCTTATCTTCGTATATGAGTTCAAACCTAGAAcattataatttgattttagtAGGGAAAACCCACCAAGATTCACCACTGCTCCAAGGACTTGGAGAGTGGAACGAGTGCCCGGAGCTTGGGGTGATGGGCGACATGCTTGCTTCGCCATATTTGAAGACCAAAGCGTCGGTGTTAGTGATTCAGCAACATAAGTTACGAGGGAATCTGCTGAGCAAAAACATGAGATTTCTAAGGAGTAAAAGTAGTTCAATTTATCCAGAATTGCCCACCAAAATTATTTGTCAGGGAGTCAAGACTGATTCCTTTTATATTTCAGTCGATGGATCTCGTCATTCTTATTAG
- the LOC107900540 gene encoding biotin carboxyl carrier protein of acetyl-CoA carboxylase isoform X1: MESSAVLGSFHHSVCAVSQAPCSLERPGTVCMYSGGWPASRKSCLSGLIFGKKNHFPKKQNVTLISCVKTPEATVTGKSNVPSDSSKKGSLEKKTSPTATFPKGFEALVLEVCDETEVAELKMKTGEFEMHLKRNVGATKAPLSNISPTTAPPIPTVPMNESVAATPPPSPPKPAAEKVTPFKNINVGKSSKLAALEASESNNYVLIPSPIVGTFRRGRTVKGKKQPPICREGDLIKEGQVIGFLDQFGIELPVKSDVAGEVLKLLFDDGALLFDAMPKWLKLNPDNCDKWFYS, translated from the exons ATTCTGTATGTGCTGTTTCACAAGCACCTTGCTCACTCGAAAGGCCTGGTACTGTTTGTATGTATTCTGGCGGCTGGCCCGCTTCAAGAAAATCATGTCTCTCAGGCTTGATATTTGGCAAGAAGAACCATTTTCCAAAAAAACAAAATGTAACTCTAATATCATGCGTGAAGACACCTGAAGCTACTGTAACAGGCAAGTCTAATG TTCCTTCTGATAGCTCCAAAAAAGGCTCATTGGAGAAGAAAACTTCACCGACTGCAACTTTTCCAAAAGGATTTGAG GCATTGGTACTGGAGGTATGCGATGAGACTGAGGTTGCTGAGCTGAAAATGAAG ACTGGAGAGTTTGAAATGCATTTGAAGCGCAATGTTGGTGCCACAAAAGCTCCATTGTCCAACATTTCACCTACAACAGCTCCACCAATCCCAACTGTACCAATGAATGAATCAGTTGCTGCTACTCCACCTCCTTCACCACCGAAACCCGCTGCAGAGAAGGTTACCCCATTCAAAAATATCAATGTCGGGAAGTCATCCAAGTTAGCTGCCTTGGAAGCTTCTGAATCTAATAACTATGTTCTCATACCATCTCCCATT GTTGGCACATTCAGAAGGGGTAGAACAGTTAAAGGAAAGAAGCAGCCTCCCATCTGCAGAGAG gGTGATTTGATCAAAGAAGGACAAGTAATAGGATTCTTGGATCAATTTGGTATCGAACTTCCTGTTAAG TCGGATGTTGCTGGAGAAGTCTTAAAGCTCCTCTTCGATGATGGAG CGCTTTTGTTTGATGCAATGCCAAAATGGCTAAAACTAAACCCGGACAATTGTGACAAATGGTTTTATTCTTGA